From the Mus musculus strain C57BL/6J chromosome 10, GRCm38.p6 C57BL/6J genome, the window ATGGTCAGGTGTGTGGGGCGGCCCCGGGGGTGGTGAGTGCACAGGTGACTGCAGTCTTGGACGTCTGCTCTCGCCCTGTAGACAGTTCCAGGGCCACACGGACGGGGCCAGCTGCATCGACATATCAGACTACGGGACCCGGCTGTGGACTGGGGGCCTGGACAACACTGTGCGCTGCTGGGACCTGCGCGAGGGCCGCCAGCTTCAGCAGCATGACTTCAGTTCCCAGGTGCGCTCACAATCCTCGGCCTCCCCGAGGGTGTCCCTACCCGGCCTGAAACCGGATAGGACACGGGGACTGAGGAGACAGCTTGGTGGGTAAAGTATTTGCCTTGATGGCAGGAGTTCAAATCtctagaatccacataaaaagccagacagACATAAAAAACCTGCCTATAACCCTGGGCATGCCGAGAGCTGGAGGGTCAGAATAGTCAGTGGGAGACGGACTGCCTTACATACgcctttaaaaataagatttacttattttacttatatgagtacactgtagctgtcttcagacacaccagaagagggcatcggatcccattatagatggttgtgagccaccatgtggttgctgggaattgaattcaggacctttctTCAGCCCAggacatgtctttaattccagcaatgggaggcagagcaggtggatctctgtgagtcccagggtggtcagagctgcatagtgagacagTCTCAACCCACccccaaatacaaatacaaataaaaaaccaCTGCTAGACTAAGAGTGACTGCAGCTTCTACCCCTGATCCTGACTCCCCATCAGTCAGAAGCAGGACACAGTCAAGGCTCAGCCCTGGACCTTGAGCCACCTGTAGAGCCAGCTCCCTCTGCCCAGAATCTCAAGGTGCTGTGTTCCTCTGATGAATGCTAAGGTGTGACACCTGTCACTGGCCACCTTCTTGTCCCCATTTGGGGCACCCCTGGGCCTTCTTCCAGCATCATGTGTGACCCCAGGGTCTCAGCACTCTCTCTCTTGACCTAGATTTTCTCATTGGGCCACTGTCCCAATCAGGACTGGTTGGCTGTGGGGATGGAGAGCAGCCACGTGGAGGTCCTGCATGTGCGCAAGCCTGAGAAGTACCAGCTCCGCCTCCATGAGAGCTGCGTGCTGTCACTCAAGTTCGCTTCCTGTGGTACAAGCCTGGGAGACCCCTTGGcacagcagagggagggtggatggatgggggtGAAGCCTTAAATTAGATAACGAATTACCCAGGCCTGCCCACCCAGCTGCTTATTCAGGTCAAAGCCAGTTTAGATAAATGCacagacacatttaaaaaaaaaaagatggaccaGGCGAGGTGacttgcatgcctttaattccagtactcgggaggcagagacaggtagatctgagttcaaggctagcctggcctgtAGAGccagttcaggacagccaggtccacacagaaaaactgtctcaaaaaaaaaaaaagacagctatcAAGGACACTCCATGTTGCCTGGCAGCTCTCAGCTTTTTGATACTGCATAGTAGGCGGCTTCAGGAAGGAGTGAATTTCTAAGGTTTCCTACCCTGGTGGTCACTCCCAtcctcccctctgccccctccccttcccatctCAGGACGCTGGTTTGTGAGCACAGGCAAGGACAACCTGCTCAATGCCTGGAGGACACCCTATGGGGCCAGCATTTTTCAGGTACCTGGTCTCCCCCAAATGGAGGCCAGCTCGACATTTCCTGTCCTAGACACTTCCTGTTACAGAGTCCCACACTTTGGGTCCCTCTGTGTACCACAGTggatttattataagtacactgtagctgtcttcagacacaccagaagagggaatcagatctcattacagattgtaagccaccatgtggttgctggaatttgaactcaggacctctggaaaagcagtcagtgattttaaccgctgagccatctcactagccctagGTGGCAATTTCTAATAAGTCTCTTGAACCTTCAATGGATGTGCTATAGTGGTCTTTCACATTTCCTGTCCTTCCTAACCATCAAAGACCCCAGGAGTCTCCAATCCAGAGCAGTACCATTATCAACCCTTCACATGTCAGGGATACCCCTGTCCCTCCAGGACACGGTGACACAgatctgtaatcttagcacttggaaggATGGGGCAGAAGTATGGTTGGTTTGAGAGAGaatgagggaagaggagggaggtacTTTGCTGTGAAGCCATCTGAAGTCGAGCTGTGATGAGTTAGGTACCATCTCTTAAGTCACCAGTCAGGCTAGCTCAGTCCCCAGCTACAAGGCCCTGGCAACAGTCACATCTACCAGCCTTTGTTGTCCTCCAAGCCCCATGCTTCTGGTCTGTAAACTTGGTGGTGGTGACCATGTGGCCACCCCTCACCTCCCCTTTCTCTGTCCCAGTCCAAAGAATCATCTTCTGTACTGAGCTGCGACATCTCCAGGAATAATAAGTACATCGTGACAGGCTCAGGGGACAAGAAGGCCACTGTGTATGAGGTGGTGTACTGAGCCATCTGCTGCCTTTTCAGGTCACCTGCCCTGGATGGCTGGCCACTCGGGACACGGGCCCCTCTGCTCATACCTGGCTTGCTCCCTCCTggctgggtggggctggggcACTGGGGAAATATAACACATTTATCAActtgctttctttctgtgtgtgtgtgaagcgtACAGGTGAGGGACCCGACTGGGTATCAGCCTTCATTTCTCTTTGCCCCAATTTTCAGAGTGTGGATCTCACTAATGAGCCTCACAGACAGGTCAACAtgccccaggaatcctcctgtctctacctacaGAGCTGGATCAGGGATTTACACTCACTCCTTATCCTGCCTGGTGTGggctttaccaactgaaccatcttcctggctctctttaaaacaaaaactgggTGGGGCTAGTTTCTtagtgtagcactggctgtcctgaaactatgtaaaccaggctggtctggaactcagaaatccgcctgcctctgtctcctgagtgctgggattaaaggcaaacacTCAGAAGTTGGAGGGCTCAGAGCTACAAAGTTCTTCCAAAACCTGGGTAAAGGACAAATCTCTGccatttcaattgttttattacaCGCAACTCGGGATCTGCACACCCCATGGAAGCCTCTAGAAGCACTGCAGACCCATCACACCCATTGCCATCCACCACTGTGCAGTTAGGGGAGGGGAGTTGAAGTTGTCAGTACTTGATGTGGTACACCGAGGCACAGTCCCTGGATCCTGTGATGATGAGCCTGCCGTTCTCAGTCATGTCGAAGCATCTGACAGGGCCAACCTcggggacctgagacagcagctGAGTGAGCTCAGTTCCTCTCCACCCAGAGCTTCAGAAATGACCCCTGTGGGGATGATGCTGAGGGTCCCGCTGACAGAGCCCCCAGTGCCCCCTGCACATAAGTACCTGGAACAGTTTTGCTCCGGTGGGCATGCTGTGGACCGTGATGAAGTTGCCCATACCGACGCTCGCCCACCACTTGCctaggaggaggggaaggaagacagggaggtTACAGCAGACCCCACCCATTCACTAACATCcagcagcacccaggaggctgaggcaggaggactgagagAGTTTGAGATGAGAATGagtctaggctacatgagaccttgcctcaaagaaCAAGGCAGAACAGCAAAAAGTTTtactgttttgtcttttgttatgttttgCCGTCTGAAGCCTTTTATAGCTCAGGATAGCCTTAAGCTCCCCAAGTAGCCAGAGATGACTCTGAACTCCTGATTATGATTATGTTAATAAAAGATGTTGGAGTGTGGACAATACCCAAGCCCTGACTGGGCACTGAGTAAATAGCAGGGTCCTCTGAGAGGCCAGTGGCCACAGTGTGCACCCATCCTCAGTGGACTggtttcccagacagggtttctttgtggagtcctggctgtcctggaactctgtacaccagggctggtcctgaactcagatccacctgcctctgcctccccagtgctggaattaaaggcgtgtgccaccatgcccaggctCAGTGGACTCCTTACCATTTGGGGAGAACTTGAGGCCTAAGATGGTGTTGTCCTTGGTGTCCACAGTGAGCACCTGGTCCCTCTTCCTGCTGTTGAACAGGCAGTGCTGGCCATTGGCCAGGCCCAGCAGCAGCCAGTCTTCGGTCGGACTGTGAGCCAGGCTCATGATCTGGGTGAGCCAGGCAGAGGTAGCAATCAGACCCCTGCTGGGCGGCCAGGCTGCAAGGTCCCCGCCCGAACGCCCGCCCACCCAATGACTCACTGACTGGCTGTGGCCCGACTGTGTCTCCACACCTTCCTTCTGTGAGGTGTATGAACTTCACAGGGTTAACTATGGCAGTGACAAGTCTGTCTCCCTGGTTGGTTTTATTGGGACATGGTCTTGCTCCATAGCCTAGGCTGTAGTGACTtgccacatagcccaggctggccttgaactccagcaTAAAATATTTGCAACGATAGTCTTTGAGACCGgcttttatgtagcccaggctatccttcaGGTTCCTGTGTAGCTGATGACCACCttaaacttctgaccctccttccCCCAGCTCCCTAGTGCTGAGTGACAGGAAAACATTCTACCCCCTAGATCCAGCTCCTTctccactatgtagcccaagatggACTCACTTTttcatcctcttgcctcagcttgaGTACTGGGACGACAGCCTTCTCCACCATTGTCCAGTATGACAAAAGGTATTTTAAAGACCCCTGTGACTTCTCAAAAATTCCTTGAGCTGACCTGGGCTGTTCCCTCTCCTGACACTGAGTGCACCTTGTCATTGTACCCAAAGGCCCACGCCTGTGCAGCCACCCTTCCTGTGCACCTGGGACTGGAACAGATGCTCCAGTGACACCTTGGCCATCCGCAGGTCCCAGCATCGCAGGCAGGCGTCCAGACCCCCTGTCCAGATGTTGTCATCTTTGACCACAAGGTTCCTGGCCGAATTGGTAGGGCCTTTGAGGTTCCTGGCCAGAAAGCAAAGGGGTAAGCCTAGGCTCGACAGTCCCTAAGATTCCCTCAAAGCCGTGGGACTAACCCAACCTGAGGTACTCTTAACACCTTTGGCAAGAAGGCAACAGTGACATCATCCTAGTCCCTGCCTCTAAAAGGTAATGTTCCAATACCTATAAATCCAGTACtgaggaagttgaggcaggaggattgccatgagttccaggccaggctagggtacatagagaccctgcctcaacaatgAGGGTGATGGAGAAGACCCAAAGCTGGCTGTGGTGACTCACAATTGTCATCCCAGCTACTCGGGATTAAGAGAGGATGATTGCGAGTTAGAGCCATCCTAGGCTTCAGAGCAAGTTCAGCATCATCCCTGAAAACGTCACCTGATCCGACCTTAAGATAAAATCTGAGCAGGGCTTGGCAGCAcaagcctgtcatcccagcactctggaggcagaggcaggtggatcactgagttccaaggctagcctggtctacagagtgagaccctatgccagataaaatgaataaaagtaaaaGTGTTGACCAGATGGCTCCCAGGTCACTCAGTGGGTAGAGGAGAGCCGAGTTCCAAGAACCCACTTAGTGGAAGAACAggctcctgcaggttgtcctgaGCCTCTGTTCTCCCTTGTcctacaagaattacaatgagctgggcagtggtggcacacgcctttaatcccagcacttgggaggcagaggcaggtggatccaggccagcctggtctacagagtgagtttcaggacagccagggctgcacagagagaaaccctgtctcgaaaaacaaaacaaaacaaagcccacGAAAAACAAGATTTACGAATAAGCCAGGCACacacagcacttggaaggtgaaggcaggaagataagGAGAGTTTAAGGTTCTCCTCCTCTGTGCttgaggacaacctgggctacatgagacacttACCCTAACCTAAAGGTAAACAAGCAGGCTGTGGGCGTGGTCAGGGATAGGGTAGAGTCCCACCCAGAATCCCCTAGTGAGGGGACTAGGGTGTGGCTCCACTCTGGGGGAGTGGGGTTTGGGTAAGAGCTCAGAACTCGTAGTCCGCAGCTCACAGTGCTCCTGTCCCTGTGTCTGCACCTGACTATTTCCTGAGTCCGTAGGTCCCATATCCTGACCGTGCCATCTGTGAAGCCGGCAAGGGCCATGTTTTCCTTTGTGTTGGCCAGTGCCTGGCAGGACAGGCCCTCGCAGGGCAGCTGGCACTTCTCATACAGGGATGGGGCTGCCAGGTCCCACACGATCACGCCAGGTAAGTTGTATCCACCCGCGAACAGGGTCCTGCTGTTGGAGGACAGCAGGCAGGTGCGCAGGTACACCTTGTTGTCCTGCAGAGGATCGTCCCGGCGAGTGAGGGTCAGTCGTGGCTCTTCCAGCACCTCCCATCCCCAACCCCGTCCCTGCCCCGTCACCTGGACGCTGCATTTCAAGTGGCTTTCTGGGTCTCTGTCCTCGGCCACCTGGTTCACGAGGTTCCACACCTTGATGCCGCTCTGGCTGCAGGTGAAGACGTGCCGCGTGAAGGAGCTCACAGCTACCACCAATAGCAGTTCCTGGTGCTTCAGCACACGCACCTTCTGCAGTGCTTGGGGGACAGTGAACCTCTCTAATTGCCAGAGTGCTGTGCTAGGCTGATTACAGCTGCTCTCTAAGACTTCAGAGCCCCAGGACCTAGGGATATGGGACACAGAGTgaagttttcaagacagggtcttagtccaggttggccttgaactctgtatGGAgcaaaggctgaccttgaattcctaatgctcctgcctctacctcatgaGCGCTAGGAGCCAGGCTCCAGTCACATTCTTCAGTTCTTGCCACAGCCACACATGCGTCCCTACTCTAAAACGCTTTGCTCAAGTCGACTGAGCTCCTGTGCACCCTTATAGACCTAATTATTACAGCCCCTTCTCCAAGACATCGTTCTCCAACTACAAGACTGAGAATCTAGGTTGAGATTTAAGTGAGACGTTCCTTCTTTAACCCTTTACAAGTTGTTCTTATATTTACTCATTaatggggtgtgggggggtggagggtagAGAGGAGGCAGTACAACCTGCGGGAGTCATTTTTCACTTTCAACtgtgtaggtcccagggatcaaacccaggcctaGGCTTGggagcaggcacctttacctgctgagccctctcacaAGCCCCTCCATCTTCCACCACCAGTTAAGGACATGgaaaagggacagagacagggaggcgGGGTGGGGGAGACAAGGGTGAGGTAACCCCGCTTTCTCCCTGCAGAGGCCAACACTCACAAGGGCTTCAGAAATTTATcagctcttccagaagattcCTGTGGTACAAAGAAAGAAGCTGACGCTGCTGGCTTGTGACCTCCCCTCCATATCTGCATCCAGGTCTCCCACTCACCTGCGTCTCAGGTTGGGGCCGACTGACGTCTTCTTGGTAATAATCTAGAAGAGCTGAGGGAGACTTGATCAGGAAGGGGTCGGCTGTGTGGAGGAGACAGGATTCAGGGGTGACCCAGGAACTATGGCCCTGCCCTCCGAGGCCCCACCCCTCTCACCAGAGTCACTCAGGCTGTTTCTGTGCCTGGGCTGAGGTTCTGGTTTAAAGTCACACAGGCCTGAATCTTTGCTTTCCTGGGAGACAGAATTGGGTCAGATGGGGGACACGTCACCCCAGGGGGGGACACCCAGCAGATGCCTGGGGGTTCCTGGCTGCAGTGGGGATGTTCCTGAGGGGTCAGAGTGCAGGGATGAGGAAGGAGGGTACTGAGGGGACACTATGGGGTAAAATCCTTTGGGGTTCCAGTCAAGGGTACTCACCAATTCCAGCAGCTTCtctgttgccatgacaacaggcaaggtggggggaggagagagggaagaagagggagagaaaggcttGTGCCTGGGAGTTCCCCCTCACCTGTGAGGAATCCTCACCCCCGTGTTCCTGTTGGTTCTTTTGGCGGCTGTCCATGAAAAGTTCCCAGAGTCCCTGGATCAGGAAGCCTTGACAGAACTGGGGCTCCGCGTCCCAGACCGGCTGTGGGTCCTGGAGCTCATCACTCTCTGAGAGGAACCGACGTCTGGTGGGCAGCTGAGGCCCCGGGGTGCTTTTGAACTTGGGGTGCTGGAGGGCTGCAGACTCTGGGACCTGTTTGTCTTCTTCCTTAGCTGAGTTCTCTGTGGTCTGGGCAGAGCCCATTGGGGCCTCATGAGACACATGACATGGCCAACTGTCCCCTTCAGCCCCAACACCAATACTCATCTTGTTCCTCTCCAGGAGGTCTGGGGTTCTACTGAAGCGCTCTATCGCCTGGAAGAAGTTTTCTGCCTAGAACAAGTTAGGATGGAGCCTTGCTGAGGGCACAGATGTGGGGAAGGGGAGCCTGTGCCAAAGCTTGGCACTAGGTAAGCTCTTCCCGCCAGGATAAACCACACCCTAcacatccaggcatggtggtgcacacttgttcACCCTTCCCTtcaaaagctgaggcaggaggatcaggagttcagggtcatctttggctataGACCGACtttgagatcctatctcaaaaaacttcaaaaaaaaaaaaaagaaaagaaaagaaaagaaaaccagtaaTCACCATCATCAAGGGCTTAGATGCAGCCCTTGATGCACAAagccctgcccctcaccccaGCAAGGCCTACAAAGGATTTAGTGTTATTTTTCACATtggaaaactgaggcccagagactcaaacagcagcagcagcagcagcagcagcagcagcagcagcagccgccgccgccgccgccgccgccaccgccagaCACTGTTTTTAATTTAGCCCTGCTCCTCCCCTGGGAGCTTTTGGAGAGCACCCAGGATGGAGAGGGGAGCACCTGGGATGGAGCTGGAAGGCCCAGGATCTGCCTCCCTGGGAGATGATGGATTGCAGGGCAGCGCCAGCCTGGGGCTGCACAAAGCCCAGGGGAGCCCTCCCAATTTTTCCCGACTCATTATTGTGCAATTTACTGGCATTCTAGTGAGCCTGGAGCTCAGTGGGAATGGGGGAGAGAGCTGTTGCTCTGGGGGATTTGGGGGtataaaatgggggggggggggaggacactGGCACAGCAGGGACTGGAAAGTGAGGCTCAGGGGCAGTTAAAAGCCTGGGAGCTTGGGAAGCCTGGAGCTGCGGAGAAACTGCCCAGGATATCATAGGCTACagccacccccacacacatacacttcagGCAGTGGCCGCCCCACACACTGGTCAATCATTCCCTCCCACTTCACCCTCGCTGCTGCTGCACTTGAGACCTGATCatccccacccccctccaccccccttgGTCAACCACAGCCTTCTAGGGCTCCCACTGCTCACAGGGTCAACACTTAGAACTCCGCAGCCTCCAAGTCCGAGTCCCCTTCTCTGCCTTCCGCCTTCCCACTCACTGCTCCTCCCACTCCAGGCCCATCCCTGCCTCAGGGCTTTGCAGAGGAGCTGTTCCTCTCCCAGACAAAACCATCCCTTCTCTCCCTGCTGACCTACTCAGTGCACCTTCCGGTCCACCCTCAGCTGTAGTTCACACTCCAGCCCCTGCCTGGAGCTCTTGGCTCCCACCCTGGGCCCCTCAAATGTGCCCACAGCTTCCTTCAGTCCCCAGTCTCCACTGGCTGATGGTGGCAGTTGAATGAACAACTGTGTTCTGGTGGCTTCCTGTTCCTCTGCTGCCCACTCCCCGctggacacccccacccccaccccccccacccccctcacccccGCTAAGCTGCAGTCTTGGCTCTGGCTCCCTGCCAGTGACATCTGGCCTTGGGCATCGCCTCCTTCCTGCCAGTGCCCTTGAGAAAGGGGCCAGGTGGCAGGGGAAAGGCTGCTGGGGACACACGTGTCTTGGcttgggcagggggtgggggtgggggtgcggggAGAGCCCGGTGCCCCTCTACAGGCCTGTCCTCTAGTCATGCACAGGACCTTCAGGGCACCTGGAAGCCAGGCAGGAAGGATGCTCTACAGCAAGATGTGTGGACCCTAAATCAACTCCCTCCCTGACTCTGTCCCCATCACTCTGCAGCTCCTACTTCCCTGGAATCAAACCATGTCCTGCCAGAGGCTGACATGGCTCCCattccctgcctgcctctgtcctacCAGGGGACGTGTCCAGTCCCCAGTTcacctgtgtgtgtgatgttctaGGAAGGACTGGTTTATAGTGGACACCTGAAATCACACAGCAGGTGAGAGGTAGGTCTCAACAAGGAGTGACCCTGAGCAAAGGTCTTCACCTCTTTGAGACTATTTTGGAGACAAGAGTCCCAACATAGCCtggcctggctttgaactcactatagcCAAGAACAATCCTTCATCTCCCCAGTGCCAGGATGACAGTGTGTGCCACTTTGCTCTGTCTATCTTAGCTTTTAAATACTACTTACTATATTGTTCTTAATGAAAAGCCAAGCTTAATTTTCTTGCAGTCCTCAgggccctgcctgcctccctctccctagGTGACATACAGAGCATTTTCTTGCtgcttcacccccacccccaaccagccAGGCTCCCTCCTGCCCCAGGGACTTTTGTACAGGTCATGcctttgccccacccccaccccagcatcctccccccacccccacctcggcTGCCACCAGGGTGGACTCACCAGGCTGAAGATGTTCTCTAGGTGAACCATCATTTCAGAGACGACGCTGAGTGGGGGAAAGAAATTGCACATTCTTCTAGAAAAAGCCCCTGCATTTCTAGGGTGGAACCCCAAGAGGATGAGCCCCCTAATCTATAAATGAAGGGGAAGACGCCATCCAAACTCTCAAGACTGACCCTGGCCTTTGCCCGtgctaggcaggcaggcagtttttgttttgtttttgtttttttgccctTGAGCATTCTCCCAGCCAGCAATCGTTTGAAGACAGGTTTGGTGGCTTagaacttgccatcctcctgtctcagcctgcaCCACTACAAAAAACAACACCCGGGcttaaaaacaaacccaaacaacatTTCACTGGAAACTAGGCTGACTTCCCACTGTCCAGGCACAGCTGGTTCTTTGGGGACAAGGATCCGTCCTGCAGATGTGGGGCCCTGAGAGAAACCCTCACCTGCTGAACTCCTCCGGAAGCTGGTTCACGATGGACAAATACCGACTGGATAAGGTGGAAGGCTGGAAAGGTCAAAGGTCAAAACTATAAAGCCTGCATCTCCCTGAAGTCCCAGGTGTGGAGTCATGTCTAGCTTCCAGCCCTGGATCTCTTTAGGTGTGGCAGAGCATGGTAGAATCTTCTAGGCTCTGGAACAGTGGTtcccaatcttcctaatgctgcgaccctttagtacagttcctcatgttgtggtgacctccaaccaaaACATTACTTTTGTTCCTATAACCGTAACATTACTAGCGTTATGAATGCAAAAAGCTGACATTCAGGGTATGGAACCACCaaagggtcacgacccacaggttgagaaccactgccctacagTCAATTTAGTACACAGACTTCTGATATTACCTTAACTTTTagagaaacaaggaaggaaaagaaggggaaaggaggagggaggagatatAACTCCTCCCCCAAAGGGTCTATGTAGCCGATTGTTCTGGAATTACCTAGagctggctgtccttgaactaaaagatccacctgcctcagcctcccaagtgtggatTAAAGCTGGGCAACGATCTTTAATCCCAATATAGTGTTAACACATGGAACTAAAGAGCCACTTGCTAGGAGAGGCTCAGCCCTGACCACACCAGGTGAACACCTAGTGTTAATAATCACCACTTGATTGACATTGGGAAAATGTGGGCCCGGTCTGGTCTATGGGGGTTTTCACCTGCGCTGTCAGGGGTCACAGGTGCAGGCACTGAGGGGCTCAGGCTGGGGTGCAGGCCTTTCATCTTAGCTAGGTAGGCAGGATTGCATGAGCTCCcggtgcggggtgggggtggggggggcagagagaactagtctccaaAACCCCAAACAcagtaggaagagaggaagctaACTGTGCCCCTCACCACCATTTCTCTCTCACCAAAATTCCACCAAAGGTGTCACTGCTCTGTCTGTGGGAAGTCATCTAGAAGATTCTTGAGGTCACAAATCTGATTAAGTCCTATAAGAACAGGTATAGGTTTTTAGAAGGCAGAAAAGCcgactcccacccccatccccgtaGCCTCTTCATCATCTGGACCCAGCTGGGGAGGAagccccttccccatccccatgTCTTCTGCGCTCCCTTTCCCCAAGACCCGgctttactactactactaaggTTTCAGACACACACCCCCAGCTAAGGGCCTCATTAGTATCTCTTCAGATACCAAGAATAGAGAACCAGGCACCTCCAACTCCCTAGCGGGATCAGCCAGAAATGTGGCTAGTCGTGGACCGTTTGCCAGGCAGGccgggcacacgcctttaatcccagcatttaggaggcagaagcaggcagatttctgagttcgaggccagcctggtctacaaagtgagttccaggacagccaggaaccaataagccaaaaaaccaaaacaaaccaaaacaaaaaaagttttccaGGCGTACTAGTTAAGCCTGCATGTGGTGCAAATATATACGCTCAGGCACacacttaaaacatttttcaaaaaagaatAAAGGAGACAAGAGAAACGACACTTGGTTCACTCCCAAATCACTCAACCTAGGTAAACTCCCCGCTGAAGTCGGTTTTGTGAGGGTCCACACCCCTCCCTCGGGCTCCCTCTTCTCCCGACCCGCCCGCAGGAAGCGGGCTGCCCTCACGCACCACCTCTGAGGTTAGGGAGGCCCCAGGGATCC encodes:
- the Tle6 gene encoding transducin-like enhancer protein 6 isoform 2 (isoform 2 is encoded by transcript variant 2), with the translated sequence MTSHRQSSDTFGGILPSTLSSRYLSIVNQLPEEFSSVVSEMMVHLENIFSLAENFFQAIERFSRTPDLLERNKMSIGVGAEGDSWPCHVSHEAPMGSAQTTENSAKEEDKQVPESAALQHPKFKSTPGPQLPTRRRFLSESDELQDPQPVWDAEPQFCQGFLIQGLWELFMDSRQKNQQEHGGEDSSQESKDSGLCDFKPEPQPRHRNSLSDSALLDYYQEDVSRPQPETQESSGRADKFLKPLSWGSEVLESSCNQPSTALWQLERFTVPQALQKVRVLKHQELLLVVAVSSFTRHVFTCSQSGIKVWNLVNQVAEDRDPESHLKCSVQDNKVYLRTCLLSSNSRTLFAGGYNLPGVIVWDLAAPSLYEKCQLPCEGLSCQALANTKENMALAGFTDGTVRIWDLRTQEIVRNLKGPTNSARNLVVKDDNIWTGGLDACLRCWDLRMAKVSLEHLFQSQIMSLAHSPTEDWLLLGLANGQHCLFNSRKRDQVLTVDTKDNTILGLKFSPNGKWWASVGMGNFITVHSMPTGAKLFQVPEVGPVRCFDMTENGRLIITGSRDCASVYHIKY
- the Tle6 gene encoding transducin-like enhancer protein 6 isoform 3 (isoform 3 is encoded by transcript variant 4), with the protein product MSIGVGAEGDSWPCHVSHEAPMGSAQTTENSAKEEDKQVPESAALQHPKFKSTPGPQLPTRRRFLSESDELQDPQPVWDAEPQFCQGFLIQGLWELFMDSRQKNQQEHGGEDSSQESKDSGLCDFKPEPQPRHRNSLSDSADPFLIKSPSALLDYYQEDVSRPQPETQESSGRADKFLKPLSWGSEVLESSCNQPSTALWQLERFTVPQALQKVRVLKHQELLLVVAVSSFTRHVFTCSQSGIKVWNLVNQVAEDRDPESHLKCSVQDNKVYLRTCLLSSNSRTLFAGGYNLPGVIVWDLAAPSLYEKCQLPCEGLSCQALANTKENMALAGFTDGTVRIWDLRTQEIVRNLKGPTNSARNLVVKDDNIWTGGLDACLRCWDLRMAKVSLEHLFQSQIMSLAHSPTEDWLLLGLANGQHCLFNSRKRDQVLTVDTKDNTILGLKFSPNGKWWASVGMGNFITVHSMPTGAKLFQVPEVGPVRCFDMTENGRLIITGSRDCASVYHIKY
- the Tle6 gene encoding transducin-like enhancer protein 6 isoform X5, yielding MSIGVGAEGDSWPCHVSHEAPMGSAQTTENSAKEEDKQVPESAALQHPKFKSTPGPQLPTRRRFLSESDELQDPQPVWDAEPQFCQGFLIQGLWELFMDSRQKNQQEHGGEDSSQESKDSGLCDFKPEPQPRHRNSLSDSALLDYYQEDVSRPQPETQESSGRADKFLKPLSWGSEVLESSCNQPSTALWQLERFTVPQALQKVRVLKHQELLLVVAVSSFTRHVFTCSQSGIKVWNLVNQVAEDRDPESHLKCSVQVTGQGRGWGWEVLEEPRLTLTRRDDPLQDNKVYLRTCLLSSNSRTLFAGGYNLPGVIVWDLAAPSLYEKCQLPCEGLSCQALANTKENMALAGFTDGTVRIWDLRTQEIVRNLKGPTNSARNLVVKDDNIWTGGLDACLRCWDLRMAKVSLEHLFQSQIMSLAHSPTEDWLLLGLANGQHCLFNSRKRDQVLTVDTKDNTILGLKFSPNGKWWASVGMGNFITVHSMPTGAKLFQVPEVGPVRCFDMTENGRLIITGSRDCASVYHIKY
- the Tle6 gene encoding transducin-like enhancer protein 6 isoform X4 produces the protein MSIGVGAEGDSWPCHVSHEAPMGSAQTTENSAKEEDKQVPESAALQHPKFKSTPGPQLPTRRRFLSESDELQDPQPVWDAEPQFCQGFLIQGLWELFMDSRQKNQQEHGGEDSSQESKDSGLCDFKPEPQPRHRNSLSDSADPFLIKSPSALLDYYQEDVSRPQPETQESSGRADKFLKPLSWGSEVLESSCNQPSTALWQLERFTVPQALQKVRVLKHQELLLVVAVSSFTRHVFTCSQSGIKVWNLVNQVAEDRDPESHLKCSVQVTGQGRGWGWEVLEEPRLTLTRRDDPLQDNKVYLRTCLLSSNSRTLFAGGYNLPGVIVWDLAAPSLYEKCQLPCEGLSCQALANTKENMALAGFTDGTVRIWDLRTQEIVRNLKGPTNSARNLVVKDDNIWTGGLDACLRCWDLRMAKVSLEHLFQSQIMSLAHSPTEDWLLLGLANGQHCLFNSRKRDQVLTVDTKDNTILGLKFSPNGKWWASVGMGNFITVHSMPTGAKLFQVPEVGPVRCFDMTENGRLIITGSRDCASVYHIKY